In Sporosarcina luteola, a single window of DNA contains:
- a CDS encoding phosphotransferase enzyme family protein has product MIQEVMKYYFTEPVTRHEILRDKERLVAEVEVDGEMYYLKGEKQPVAFIEKIIEFTILMNDAGLPFIVPEKTIIGNRYVEHGGLLFILEKKGFGEEIKHLRLSHSREIGKLLGKQHAISSTTDFRFGTGTSWGMFGGNETDAIGDYDENELSYLDFIRNVKEEGTFRMELATVKELYQSRRLKLKEVWSSLPSGPVQGDLCPYNLLFQQDKITAVFDYDIAGDEVLLNECIGVAVFLAWHHDFEGTETPEERYHAYIEAYEAERPLSDGEREMIPHLFAIIRAFRYDRIEEGIEKIKHGDGKAFLDETIMLLQG; this is encoded by the coding sequence TTGATTCAAGAGGTAATGAAATACTATTTTACAGAACCGGTTACACGGCACGAAATTCTACGGGACAAAGAAAGACTTGTTGCGGAAGTGGAAGTGGACGGGGAAATGTATTATCTAAAGGGTGAGAAACAGCCGGTAGCATTTATCGAGAAAATTATCGAATTCACCATACTTATGAATGATGCGGGTTTGCCCTTTATCGTGCCTGAAAAAACAATAATAGGTAATCGGTATGTTGAGCATGGAGGTTTGCTGTTTATCCTCGAAAAAAAGGGGTTTGGGGAAGAGATAAAACATCTCCGTTTGTCACATAGTAGAGAGATTGGAAAATTGCTCGGCAAACAGCATGCCATTTCTTCAACGACAGATTTTCGCTTCGGAACAGGAACGAGTTGGGGCATGTTCGGCGGGAATGAAACCGATGCAATTGGCGATTATGATGAAAATGAATTAAGTTATTTGGACTTCATTCGGAACGTTAAAGAGGAGGGGACGTTTAGGATGGAACTAGCCACGGTAAAAGAACTGTATCAAAGTAGAAGATTGAAGTTGAAAGAAGTGTGGAGTTCGCTTCCGTCTGGCCCGGTTCAAGGGGACCTATGTCCTTATAATCTTTTATTCCAACAAGATAAAATTACTGCAGTCTTTGATTACGATATTGCCGGGGATGAAGTCCTGCTAAATGAGTGCATAGGCGTTGCTGTTTTCTTGGCATGGCACCATGACTTCGAGGGAACTGAAACGCCGGAAGAGCGCTATCATGCATACATAGAGGCCTATGAAGCAGAAAGACCTTTATCCGATGGCGAACGGGAGATGATCCCCCATCTATTCGCAATAATTCGCGCATTTCGATATGATCGGATAGAAGAAGGAATTGAGAAGATTAAACATGGTGACGGCAAGGCGTTCTTAGATGAAACGATAATGCTGTTGCAAGGCTGA
- a CDS encoding DUF6054 family protein produces MSVKEFTVSITPTEAADIIQTEILRGSISGTLVDHYVRTAGLSEVHVLIMEKYYMRSHNRASVTATIDNFEGTTRVHVVAAGSSEGVFFRFDWGAGNSFATSVERALEEHIVGGE; encoded by the coding sequence ATGTCAGTCAAAGAGTTTACAGTGAGTATCACTCCAACGGAAGCAGCTGATATCATTCAAACGGAAATATTGCGGGGGAGCATCAGCGGCACATTGGTGGATCATTACGTGAGGACAGCCGGTTTGTCGGAAGTCCATGTTTTGATTATGGAGAAATACTATATGCGCTCGCATAATCGTGCGTCCGTCACTGCCACGATTGATAATTTCGAAGGGACAACACGCGTCCATGTCGTGGCGGCGGGCAGCTCGGAGGGTGTGTTCTTCCGATTTGATTGGGGAGCCGGTAACAGTTTTGCTACAAGCGTGGAGCGGGCGCTGGAGGAACATATCGTTGGGGGCGAATGA
- a CDS encoding uracil-DNA glycosylase yields MFRIPESIAELGKERIKGFPVEGFVYGEGPQKPELLLIGEAPGEFEAVDGIPFIGRAGKELMKSLDSIGLTRDDVYMTSTVRSRPYKWGEKRERDGTMTKRKYNRPPTAKEILAHAPVLDYEIANIEPKLIVALGNVGLQRLIGKAAKVTELHGQLLERPVRFLPDLESTTFEWTDKVYRIVPTFHPAAVFYRPSHRPDLDADWLKIGEFLENLRNE; encoded by the coding sequence ATGTTTCGAATACCTGAGTCAATTGCTGAACTTGGCAAGGAGCGGATCAAAGGATTTCCGGTAGAAGGATTTGTCTATGGGGAAGGTCCGCAAAAGCCAGAGCTTCTGCTGATCGGCGAAGCGCCAGGGGAATTTGAGGCTGTGGATGGAATTCCTTTCATCGGCAGGGCTGGTAAGGAATTGATGAAGTCGCTCGATTCAATTGGATTGACGCGTGATGATGTTTATATGACGAGCACGGTCCGCAGCAGGCCGTACAAATGGGGCGAAAAGCGGGAGCGGGACGGCACGATGACGAAACGAAAATACAATCGGCCGCCGACTGCGAAAGAGATTTTGGCGCATGCCCCGGTGCTCGATTATGAGATAGCAAATATTGAGCCGAAACTGATTGTAGCGCTCGGGAATGTCGGCCTGCAAAGGTTGATCGGTAAAGCGGCGAAAGTGACGGAGCTGCATGGCCAGTTGCTGGAACGGCCTGTACGGTTTCTTCCGGATCTTGAGAGTACGACGTTTGAGTGGACGGATAAGGTGTATCGGATTGTGCCAACATTCCATCCAGCGGCCGTCTTTTACCGTCCGTCGCATAGGCCGGATCTGGATGCGGATTGGCTGAAGATTGGAGAGTTCCTGGAGAATTTGCGGAATGAATGA
- a CDS encoding MFS transporter, producing MFDAMDVGILSFVIAAISVEWHLSTTEMGWIGSMNSIGMAVGAFGFGLLADRIGRKNVFMMTLVLFSLASGLSALTTTLTVFLILRFFVGAGLGGELPVASTLVSESVAAKERGRVVVLLESFWAAGWLIAALLAYFIIPEYGWRIALILTALPAFYAIYLRRNLPDSPKFEREGEPKQSFSDKLKLIWSKPYARRTTMLWIVWFTVVFSYYGMFLWLPSVMVMKGFDMIHSFKYVLIMTLAQLPGYFTAAWLIERAGRKFVLSTYLIGTAVSALLFGNAESLTMLLISGALLSFFNLGAWGALYAYSPEQYPTAVRATGSGMAAAAGRIGGIFGPLLVGSLLTAGYGFGLIFGIFCGAIIIGVLAVLLLGTETKQLELE from the coding sequence ATGTTCGATGCAATGGACGTCGGAATCCTTTCATTCGTCATTGCGGCCATCTCGGTAGAATGGCATTTGTCGACAACAGAAATGGGCTGGATCGGGAGCATGAACTCGATCGGCATGGCGGTCGGGGCATTTGGTTTCGGCTTGCTCGCGGATCGGATTGGAAGGAAAAATGTCTTCATGATGACGCTTGTACTCTTTTCATTGGCAAGCGGATTATCTGCGCTGACGACAACATTGACAGTCTTCCTCATTTTGCGTTTCTTCGTAGGAGCGGGTCTCGGCGGGGAACTCCCAGTCGCATCGACGCTCGTATCGGAAAGTGTTGCGGCAAAAGAACGAGGTCGCGTCGTTGTCCTTTTGGAAAGCTTCTGGGCAGCGGGCTGGCTCATCGCAGCGTTGCTGGCATACTTCATCATCCCGGAATACGGCTGGCGGATTGCTTTGATCCTAACAGCACTCCCTGCATTTTACGCCATCTATTTACGGCGGAATTTGCCTGACTCCCCGAAATTCGAAAGGGAAGGGGAACCGAAACAGTCCTTCAGCGACAAGCTAAAGCTTATCTGGTCCAAGCCATACGCGCGTAGAACGACGATGCTTTGGATCGTCTGGTTCACCGTCGTGTTCTCCTATTACGGCATGTTCCTTTGGCTGCCGAGCGTCATGGTCATGAAAGGGTTCGATATGATCCACAGCTTCAAATATGTGCTCATCATGACACTCGCGCAATTGCCTGGCTACTTCACAGCTGCCTGGCTCATTGAAAGGGCGGGACGCAAATTCGTGCTGTCGACGTACTTGATCGGGACAGCTGTGAGCGCGCTTCTGTTCGGAAACGCTGAATCGCTTACAATGCTCCTCATTTCCGGCGCACTCCTTTCATTCTTCAACTTAGGGGCATGGGGTGCACTGTACGCCTATTCGCCGGAACAATATCCGACCGCTGTCAGGGCGACAGGCTCAGGAATGGCGGCAGCAGCCGGTAGAATCGGCGGCATCTTCGGTCCGTTGCTCGTCGGCTCCCTGTTAACTGCAGGCTACGGTTTCGGACTGATCTTCGGCATCTTCTGCGGCGCCATCATCATCGGCGTCCTGGCGGTTTTATTGTTAGGGACCGAAACGAAACAACTGGAATTGGAATAA